ATACAGCTACCATATTACATAGTAAATAATCAAGTCAAGTTAAATTGTTACAATGTATACTGCGAAACATACTGTGAAATTTATGAAAAATTGACGGCTCTCCACTAGGAATATATCTTCGTGTGAACATCATAAATCAATTTTAAAAGCCATAAATAATAATCTTCCTAAAAATCTACCATTTGCATTGCATCTAAATTTATTTAACGTGAGTTCGATATAGCCATTTGCGGCGTGCTTCGCACGCCGCAAATGGCAGAAGATTGGAAGCCATCCACGAGAAAAAGTAAGTGCGGGGCAAGTGGTGAAAGCAATGATTTTGAACTGCATGGGATTCTTGACAGCTCCATTGTATTTATTCAGTGACTTTTTTATAGGAAAAGCGACAGAACATCTAATCGGAACAGGAGTAAAAGCAGAATATTTGAACGATAGTCGCTTAGGGAGAGTGATGGATCAATTATATGAATATGGGATCACGCTAATATTTGTGAAGATAGCGACGGAGATGTGTAAACGATTTGGTGTAAGCGTGAAGAATACACATCTTGACGGCACAAGTATGTCAGTGCATGGGAAGTATCAAACAACGGAATCAGGAGAGGAAAATTTAGTCGAAGAAGACTCATCTGAACCAATAGCGATCGCAATTACGCAAGGGTACTCACGAGACCATCGCCCAGACTTGAAGCAATTTACATGGCATTTACTGACCAGTGAAGAAGAAGAGATTCCGATATTCATGAATGTTGCAGATGGGAACAAAATAGACCAAAGCGCTTTTCCAGAGGTAATCCAAGCATTTCAGACAGAATGGGAAGGAGAACAACCAGAATTGTATGTAATGGATGCAGCCTTCTATAGTGAAGCAAATCTGAGGGAATTTGGTAACAGCATCGATTGGATTAGCCGAGTACCAGCAACGATAAAAGCTGCACAGGAATTAATCCAAACTTTATTGCCCGAACAATTTGGTGAACAGCAAGACCACAAAGGTTATCGTTTTTGTCCTGTACTAAGATTAAACAGATATTCCTTTCCTAGCAAATAATATACTAGTTAACAAAAATACAACGACACTTTTGCGAATTAAAAACTATCCATAGCAAGGTCTTTAAAATATAAATTGGCTACGCCATTTTATGTTTTGGTATAAATTTGTAATATAGCGATCCTAAATGATTTGTAAGATTTGGAGGGTTGTGAGAGTGCGCCACGAAGGGGCGAACTCTCACAACCCATTTAGGATTGCTATATTACCTTATGTTGCATTTATTTTATAAGTAACCATATTAGAGTGATAATTAATCTCGGGGTGGGGAAATGACAAACCTTAATTTAGGTGAAGTCTACGAGCAAGTTAAGCATCATAATTAATCCTCATGATTCTGCGAACCTCAAAAAAGGTTTTCGCGCTTGTTTTGATTAACAATAAATTAAGGTTTAGATAGCATCTCTACCAAAAGCTTCTCAGTTAACTATCATAAAGAGTGAATCATCTATGGTACTCGATCCTCAGGCTTTCATGACAACGATGGAGAAACGTATATCTTTCTCAGATTCTGACAAAGCCATACTTAAAACAAATGCTGCATGGGGAAGTTCGATCGCATTGCAAATGGCAGAAGTCTTTTATGCCTACCTTGCTCGCGATCCCGAAATGAATGAAATCCTTAATGCTAAGGAAGGTAGAATGCACCGCTTAAATGAGACCTTCATTGAGTGGTTTGGGGAAATGTTTACAGGTATGGATAATTGGGGAAGCGCCTATGCTGCGCGTCGTTGGCGGATTGGATTAGTGCATGTGCAGATCGGGATCGGTCCACAGCACGTTGTTCCTGCGATGGCAACTGTTGTTAATGAAGTTGGCAAACAACTTAAGTCTTCAGGGCTTAGTGATGACTTGCGGGAGTCATTGGGTAGAATATGCATGATCGATCTTGCGTTTATTGAACAAGCCTATGTTGAAGTTTCTTCACAGGCAGTTCTAAGGGAAACTGGATGGACTGAAGGTCTGTTTAAGCGTATGATTTCTACAGGGGCGGCGGGCATGAAATAGGAATGCCATTTAAAAAACATTGAGGTTATTATGCGTACCGAACTTGGTGATTTTAGTAGTATTGTTTGTTTTAAAGCGGTAGTGACTGGGACTGAAGAAGCCCTAGGTGAAAAAGCGGCGGCGATCGCGTTGATCTCCGCAGGTCGCAATCGCGGTAAGCAACTTGCTGAACAGCTTGGAATTAAAGGGAAGAACATTTCTCATGACGAACTTGTTTCCCTTCTTCAAAAAGCTTTGGGTAAAGACGGGACAAAACTTTGCATTGTAGACAAAATTGAGGAAACCGATGCATCAATCAAGGTCTACTGTCGGGAAACAATTTGCTCTGCTGGTGAACCCGAAGGTTCTCCTCGTAAACTGTCTTTTACATTGGGAGCAATTCAAGGTGTGCTGGAGCAGCTTGAGGGAAAACGTCTGCGCGGCAAGCAAACAGAATCTGTTTTGCGCGGCGGTTCCCATGATGTGATTGAGTATGAGGTTATCGGTTAGCTGCATAATCTTTTCACTAAGTCTACAAAACTAAGTCTACAAAACTAAATCTACAAATAATTCAAAATTCAAAACAAGGAGAAAGATAATGGGTATTAACGTTGCGAAGCTGGAAAGTATTTTACAAAATCTGGTAACCAGCACCAGTGATGTCCAAGGAGCAGCCCTAGTATCGCCCGATGGCTTGCCTCTAGCTTCTACTTTACCAAGTGGAATGGACGAAGAGAGGGTATCAGCGATGTCAGCCGCAATGCTCTCTCTTGGCGAGCGCATTGGTAATGAGCTAGCTAGAGGGGTGATCGATCGCCTGTACGTTGAAGGCGACAAAGGCTATGGCATCTTGACCAGTTGCGGTGAGGAGGCTGTATTGTTGGTATTGGCAAGTAAAGCCGCAAAACAAGGTTTATTGATGCTGGAAATCAAGCGAGTGACTGGTGATCTGAAGGCGGCTCTTGCCTAGTTAAATTTTCTAGTTGAATTTTCACGGATGCTATGCGTCCGTGAAAATTATATTGATTAGATAGCTATAGGCAAAGAATAAAAAAATTTATGGAAATTATGCGTTTGGTTGTAGCTGGAACTGTTGGGGCGGGGAAGTCAACTTTTATTCGGACAGTAAGTGAAATCGATGTTGTTGATACCGATCGCTGCGCCACAGATGAAACAGCAGAAATAAAACATAAAACTACGGTCGCGATGGACTTTGGTAGATTGACCTTTGGACCTGAGATGGCTTTACATATTTACGGAACTCCCGGACAACAGCGCTTTGACTTTATGTGGGATATTTTGATTCGCAAAGCCCATGCTTTCATTCTCCTAGTTGCAGCCCATCGTCCCCATGAGTTTCGTTATGCAAGGCGCATTCTCAGTTATATGAATCGACGGGTGCAGATTCCTTACATCATTGGGATTACCCATATGGACTGTGAAGGTGCATGGTCAAGTGAGAATATCAAGCTGGCGTTGGGTTTTGTCGATGAGAAAAATCAACCCCCAGTGATCGTTTTAAATGCAGAGGAGCGCGATACAGTTATTCAGGCGATCGTCGCTTTGGTGCAATACTATATTCAAAGGTCTGCTGCTTGATGTGATTGTTTATTCTAGCTACATAACAGCCAAAAACAAGTTGATCCAAATCTTAATAGACTATAGCTCTAAGCATTTACTCTCTAATTTACAGTTATGGCAATTACAGGCTCTTTATCTGAGTTTTCCCTCCCAGAGATATTTCAGTTTTTAGATCAAGGACAAAAAACTGGTATCTTAACGATTAGAGATCCCCAAAATGTACAGACGGGAAAACCTTTTTTACGACATATTTGGCTCCAAAATGGAAGAGTTGTCGCCGCAGGCGATCGCTTAGATAATCGTGGACTAGTGCGATTGATTGAACAAAGAGGTTGGCTGAATGACACCCAAAGATTAGAACTAGAAAGATTGCTCAAAGAAGATGCGCTTTTGGGACTCAATTTAAAATCCTTGGGTATATTGCAGCCAGACCAACTCAAACTATTATTTAGTGTTCAAGTACTTCGACAAGTTTGTGCGCTCTTTCAGGTGGAGACAGGGTTATTTCGTTTTGATGCCAATGCAAATTTGCCTAAAGCCGAAATGACAGGTTTAAGTTTACCTGCTACTGAGACGACGTTAATGGGATTACGCAGTCTCAAGGATTGGAACATCCTCGAAAGTAAGTTACCTGAAGCAAATTCGACTTTGTTCAATATTATTTCGGGTCAATCTCCATTACGGTTGGATAGTAATGAGACGCAAATATTATCACTTGCAGATGGTTATACAAGCATCAAAAAAATGGGGGAGCAACTTAGTTTACCGATCGCCAAGGTGCAGCAAATAGCATTTCGGTTGATTGTAGTGGGACTGGTAGAGGAAGTTCCTGATATTGATATGGGAATGTCTAGTAACTCTAATAATACGGATAATGCCCTTGCGATCGCTGGGGATACTAATGGACAGGTCAGCAATGCTTCAGAGCGACCACCAATTAGTAATACTTTTTTACAAAGTCTAGTTGGTTTTTTGCAGCACAAAGCTTAAATAGATTAGCAAGAGTGCGCCCCTGCTTATAACTGATTGCCCTCACCCCTAGCCCCTCTCCCCAAGGGCGAGGGGAACAAGAATTTTCTGGGTTTTGCTCCCCCTCTCCTCTCTGGGAGAGGGGGTTGGGGGGTGAGGGCAATCTTCATTCCTCGTAACATCAGTAATAAAAAAGAATTACCTTAGCTTAATATTTATGAAAGCCATCTCTGTTTTAGGAACTTCGTCTAATGCTGGAAAAAGCTGGATGGTCACAGCTTTAGGAGCATGGCTAAGGCGCAATGGTGTCAAAGTTGCACCATTTAAAGCCCAAAATATGTCAAATAACTCCTATGTGACCTTGGAAGGCGGGGAAATAGGACGGGCGCAAGCAGTGCAAGCGATCGCCTGTGGGATGCGTCCAATCGTAGAAATGAATCCAATTCTGTTAAAGCCATCAGGAAATGGAACTTCGCAGTTAGTTTTATTAGGTGAAGCGCGGCAACATATTGCGGCAATTGATTACTATCAACATATCGAAACGCTTTGGGAAACTGTACGGGACACCCTTGAGTTTTGGCGCGATCGCTGTGATGTTTTGCTGCTAGAAGGTGCAGGCAGCCCTGTAGAACTAAATCTCATGCATCGCGATCTTGTGAATTTACGCCCA
This genomic stretch from Pseudanabaena galeata CCNP1313 harbors:
- a CDS encoding IS1634 family transposase, whose product is MGSHPREKVSAGQVVKAMILNCMGFLTAPLYLFSDFFIGKATEHLIGTGVKAEYLNDSRLGRVMDQLYEYGITLIFVKIATEMCKRFGVSVKNTHLDGTSMSVHGKYQTTESGEENLVEEDSSEPIAIAITQGYSRDHRPDLKQFTWHLLTSEEEEIPIFMNVADGNKIDQSAFPEVIQAFQTEWEGEQPELYVMDAAFYSEANLREFGNSIDWISRVPATIKAAQELIQTLLPEQFGEQQDHKGYRFCPVLRLNRYSFPSK
- a CDS encoding protoglobin domain-containing protein; amino-acid sequence: MVLDPQAFMTTMEKRISFSDSDKAILKTNAAWGSSIALQMAEVFYAYLARDPEMNEILNAKEGRMHRLNETFIEWFGEMFTGMDNWGSAYAARRWRIGLVHVQIGIGPQHVVPAMATVVNEVGKQLKSSGLSDDLRESLGRICMIDLAFIEQAYVEVSSQAVLRETGWTEGLFKRMISTGAAGMK
- a CDS encoding roadblock/LC7 domain-containing protein — its product is MGINVAKLESILQNLVTSTSDVQGAALVSPDGLPLASTLPSGMDEERVSAMSAAMLSLGERIGNELARGVIDRLYVEGDKGYGILTSCGEEAVLLVLASKAAKQGLLMLEIKRVTGDLKAALA
- a CDS encoding GTP-binding protein, which codes for MEIMRLVVAGTVGAGKSTFIRTVSEIDVVDTDRCATDETAEIKHKTTVAMDFGRLTFGPEMALHIYGTPGQQRFDFMWDILIRKAHAFILLVAAHRPHEFRYARRILSYMNRRVQIPYIIGITHMDCEGAWSSENIKLALGFVDEKNQPPVIVLNAEERDTVIQAIVALVQYYIQRSAA
- a CDS encoding DUF4388 domain-containing protein, with the translated sequence MAITGSLSEFSLPEIFQFLDQGQKTGILTIRDPQNVQTGKPFLRHIWLQNGRVVAAGDRLDNRGLVRLIEQRGWLNDTQRLELERLLKEDALLGLNLKSLGILQPDQLKLLFSVQVLRQVCALFQVETGLFRFDANANLPKAEMTGLSLPATETTLMGLRSLKDWNILESKLPEANSTLFNIISGQSPLRLDSNETQILSLADGYTSIKKMGEQLSLPIAKVQQIAFRLIVVGLVEEVPDIDMGMSSNSNNTDNALAIAGDTNGQVSNASERPPISNTFLQSLVGFLQHKA